From Rutidosis leptorrhynchoides isolate AG116_Rl617_1_P2 chromosome 3, CSIRO_AGI_Rlap_v1, whole genome shotgun sequence, a single genomic window includes:
- the LOC139896288 gene encoding zinc finger CCCH domain-containing protein 41-like gives MELKVLAEESGRSPSVSEANPDEKEISDDEDDDRNHKHRRRDDARSQSQEPDAVEQVFTKPYRKANKSFENGYIYRGSGSQSSETFRNSGFNPMDSKFDKRRLGFTQSSQGPLDLNQRIRGNAGSIRGRGRDNGHWSQSIDMALQGHLPPSPFAGRGLASVSNAYGASWGAYGLVPGMGNGGLDTIHPLALQGAYRSINPCMNVGMGHARQRCRDFEEQGFCLRGDMCPMEHGVNRIVVEDVQSLSQFNLPVSLQNANMPSASGGSGCFPASGAPMNSKAPHGKSSKHGMNGNEQNLNDAGADSYDPDQPIWGNNNSQTSPALQLLTQSNVKENGPLMDPGPSCDRHAGLLDDFDKHSVKTGGAALGRVSMTKNRMKTRENLVSKASPSTILQKDTSERRDPSISAQVAPGPTKISSQKIQNGNGKSVRKPSQKAQCTLFVNNVPLQQNKRETLISHFHKFGEVIDIYIPVNTERAFIQFSKREEAEAALMAPDAVMGNRFIKLWWANRDNVPVKETSSGGNTVPTPIPPRVMPVSSASQKDTITPPVSDQPKPLIINTPKVPTPSQKKLDNLEVLKEQLRKKQELLDQKRDDFRRKLDKLAKQATSLKGEIEPEQVSKRRKIEMVADSTKAAPSSSVDPETISSSTEIIDNGKKSLDADVSQSSKSTAVAALPKPPVSKSSLRPLVLNAPSSVTNPFKLDNRPTAFKISTLPNDLANVAVLKDHFSPFGELSEVELHDLEPADSNNDPGTAKYSACVYFATRHAAEKAFLSGKCLNGHNLQFSWLKSSHRDSPVSSSYRNSDTSIGSVFETPKIDSHKPATYGDGESEILEQKDFNKKQKEPDESNHAS, from the exons ATGGAGCTTAAAGTTTTAGCCGAGGAATCAGGCCGGTCACCTTCTGTGTCTGAAGCCAATCCCGATGAAAAAGAAATTAGTGATGACGAGGACGATGATCGCAACCATAAGCATCGTAGAAGAGATGATGCAAGGTCTCAATCACAGGAACCAGATGCTGTAGAACAAGTATTTACTAAACCATATAGAAAAGCAAACAAATCGTTTGAAAATGGATATATTTACAGGGGATCAGGTTCTCAGTCCAGTGAAACATTCAGAAATTCCGGTTTTAACCCTATGGATTCCAAGTTTGACAAAAGACGACTCGGGTTTACACAATCTTCTCAAGGACCTTTGGATTTGAACCAGAGAATTAGAGGGAATGCTGGTTCAATCAGGGGTAGAGGAAGAGACAATGGTCATTGGAGTCAAAGTATTGATATGGCTCTACAGGGGCATTTGCCCCCTAGTCCGTTTGCTGGGAGGGGTTTGGCAAGTGTTTCGAATGCATATGGTGCATCCTGGGGTGCGTATGGGTTGGTTCCAGGAATGGGAAATGGTGGTCTGGATACGATACATCCTCTTGCGTTACAAGGAGCATATAGATCTATTAATCCTTGTATGAACGTGGGAATGGGACATGCTCGTCAACGGTGTAGAGACTTCGAGGAACAAGGTTTTTGTCTCAGGGGTGACATGTGTCCGATGGAACATGGTGTTAATCGTATTGTCGTGGAAGATGTTCAG AGCCTTTCACAGTTTAATCTCCCAGTATCACTTCAAAATGCAAATATGCCCAGTGCATCAGGTGGGTCGGGATGTTTTCCTGCCTCTGGGGCCCCAATGAACTCAAAAGCCCCGCATGGCAAAAGTAGCAAACATGGTATGAATGGCAATGAGCAAAACTTAAACGATGCTGGTGCTGACTCTTATGATCCTGATCAGCCTATATGGGGTAATAATAATTCCCAAACATCACCTGCACTGCAATTGTTAACTCAATCTAATGTAAAGGAAAATGGGCCTTTGATGGACCCAGGCCCATCTTGTGATCGTCATGCTGGGCTGCTTGATGACTTTGATAAACATTCGGTCAAGACTGGTGGGGCTGCTTTGGGTAGAGTTAGCATGACAAAAAACCGAATGAAAACGAGAGAGAATTTGGTTTCTAAAGCAAGTCCTTCAACAATTCTCCAAAAGGATACAAGTGAAAGACGGGACCCATCAATTAGTGCTCAAGTTGCTCCTGGTCCCACTAAAATTTCCTCTCAAAAAATACAAAATGGAAACGGGAAGAGTGTCCGTAAGCCTTCTCAAAAGGCACAATGTACATTATTTGTGAACAATGTTCCACTCCAACAGAACAAAAGGGAGACCCTAATTTCACATTTTCATAAATTTGGTGAAGTTATTGATATCTACATTCCTGTAAATACCGAACGAGCTTTTATTCAGTTTTCCAAAAGAGAAGAAGCAGAGGCTGCTTTAATGGCTCCAGATGCTGTGATGGGGAATCGCTTTATCAAACTATGGTGGGCTAATCGTGATAATGTTCCCGTTAAGGAAACAAGTAGCGGCGGCAATACTGTCCCGACACCAATACCTCCTCGTGTCATGCCAGTTTCATCAGCATCGCAAAAAGACACAATTACCCCTCCTGTTTCTGATCAACCAAAGCCTTTGATCATCAACACCCCAAAAGTTCCTACACCTTCACAAAAGAAGCTGGATAATCTCGAGGTTTTGAAAGAGCAGCTACGCAAAAAGCAAGAATTGCTTGATCAGAAAAGAGATGACTTTCGGCGCAAGCTGGACAAACTTGCGAAACAA GCTACATCTCTAAAAGGCGAGATTGAACCTGAACAAGTATCTAAAAGACGGAAAATAGAAATGGTAGCTGATTCTACAAAAGCTGCACCATCGAGTTCCGTTGATCCTGAAACGATTTCATCTTCAACTGAAATTATAGATAACGGTAAGAAATCCCTGGATGCTGATGTGTCACAAAGTTCGAAATCAACGGCTGTAGCTGCACTGCCGAAACCACCCGTCTCGAAATCATCACTGCGTCCTCTGGTGCTTAATGCTCCATCAAGTGTCACAAATCCGTTTAAATTGGACAACCGACCCACTGCATTCAAGATCTCAACTTTGCCAAATGATCTTGCCAAT GTTGCAGTTTTAAAGGATCATTTCTCACCATTTGGGGAGCTTTCTGAGGTGGAACTTCACGATCTAGAACCCGCTGATAGCAATAATGATCCTGGAACGGCCAAATATTCAGCTTGTGTATATTTTGCAACCCGACATGCTGCTGAGAAAGCATTTTTGAGTGGTAAATGTTTGAACGGTCACAACTTGCAGTTCTCATGGCTAAAATCTAGTCACCGAGATAGTCCTGTATCCAGTTCTTATCGAAATTCAGATACTTCCATTGGGTCTGTGTTTGAAACTCCAAAAATTGATTCCCATAAACCTGCTACGTATGGAGATGGAGAATCTGAAATCCTTGAACAAAAGGACTTTAACAAAAAACAAAAGGAACCAGATGAAAGTAATCATGCCAGTTAA
- the LOC139896289 gene encoding high affinity nitrate transporter 2.7 produces MLGFDLHPAPTMEPQKFTIAVDSDHKATEFRLFSLSSPHMRAFHLAWLSLFSCFFATFSIPPLLPIIREDLNLSPSDVGTAGTAAFAGSIISRLVMGPACDLFGPRLASATLSLLTAPVLLSAAFVSSPFSFILLRFFVGFSLANFVANQFWMSSMFSGCTVGLANGVAAGWANVGSGLTQLVMPIIFSLLNNNFGLTRSASWRVAFVVPSAFQAVMALMVLAYGQDLPDGNYKRIQKHEKDSEDNAIGVFLNGITNYRGWVLGLTYGYCFGVELTMDNIIAEYFYDRFGVNMETAGVIAASFGFANWVSRPTGGVVSDKLGKRFGMKGRLWGLWVVQTVAGLLCLWLGQVNTLWGSVMVMCAFSFFVQAASGLTFGVVPFVSKRSMGVISGMTGSGGTVGAVVTQLLLFSGSNKFPTQTGISLMGVMMLVSTLSVTTIYFPQWGGMFCGPNSSDHQSYQLLA; encoded by the exons ATGTTAGGCTTCGATCTTCATCCTGCCCCAACAATGGAACCCCAAAAATTCACAATTGCTGTCGACTCCGATCACAAAGCAACCGAATTCCGTTTATTTTCCCTCTCATCACCGCACATGCGCGCTTTCCATCTCGCGTGGCTCTCTCTTTTTTCGTGCTTTTTCGCAACTTTCTCCATTCCTCCCCTTCTTCCGATCATTCGCGAAGACCTCAATCTCTCCCCATCTGATGTTGGCACAGCCGGTACAGCCGCGTTCGCTGGCTCCATCATTTCCCGTCTCGTAATGGGACCCGCCTGCGACCTCTTTGGCCCACGTCTCGCCTCTGCCACCCTCTCACTCCTCACTGCTCCGGTCCTCCTCTCTGCTGCATTTGTCTCCTCCCCGTTTTCATTCATTTTGCTTCGTTTCTTTGTCGGGTTCTCACTAGCGAACTTTGTAGCTAACCAGTTCTGGATGAGCTCAATGTTCTCTGGTTGCACCGTTGGACTGGCCAACGGTGTAGCTGCTGGGTGGGCCAATGTTGGTTCTGGCCTCACCCAGTTAGTAATGCCTATTATTTTTTCTTTACTAAATAACAACTTTGGTCTAACGCGGTCTGCCAGTTGGCGGGTTGCGTTCGTAGTGCCAAGTGCTTTTCAAGCAGTAATGGCACTTATGGTCCTGGCATACGGTCAGGACCTTCCAGACGGCAATTACAAAAGAATACAAAAACACGAAAAAGACTCGGAAGATAACGCGATTGGTGTTTTCCTAAACGGAATCACCAACTATCGTGGTTGGGTTTTGGGGTTAACTTACGGATACTGCTTTGGAGTCGAGCTCACGATGGATAACATAATAGCTGAGTATTTCTACGATAGATTCGGAGTGAATATGGAGACGGCAGGGGTAATAGCTGCGAGTTTCGGGTTCGCTAACTGGGTGTCGCGGCCAACGGGTGGTGTGGTTTCGGACAAGTTAGGAAAAAGGTTCGGAATGAAAGGGAGGTTGTGGGGGTTGTGGGTGGTGCAAACGGTGGCTGGGTTGTTGTGTTTATGGTTGGGTCAAGTTAACACGTTGTGGGGTTCGGTGATGGTTATGTGTGCGTTTTCGTTTTTTGTTCAGGCTGCGTCTGGCCTTACATTTGGGGTTGTTCCATTTGTTTCCAAAAG ATCAATGGGAGTGATATCAGGAATGACTGGAAGTGGAGGGACAGTGGGAGCAGTTGTGACACAACTGCTGTTGTTTTCAGGCTCAAACAAATTCCCAACACAAACTGGGATTTCGCTCATGGGCGTTATGATGCTTGTGTCTACTCTTTCGGTTACAACCATTTACTTCCCTCAATGGGGTGGCATGTTTTGCGGCCCTAACTCCTCCGACCACCAAAGCTACCAATTACTTGCTTGA